From the Pseudomonas sp. VD-NE ins genome, the window TACTTTGTTGCGCGAGTTCATGACCGGTTCGGTGGCGATGCTCGATTCGGCACCCGTGGCCATTCAAGTGCTGTACCGGGTCGAGGCCCCGCAATGGGTGTCGCTGGAGTACATCAACGGTGGCGTCGATCCGCAGAGCCGCGAGTTCAGTCCCGGCAGCGTGCTGAGTTTCGTCAACACCCAAGAGGCCTGGGCGCACGCGCAAGCGCTGGGCAAACCTCTGCGTTATTCATTCGGTCGTGCCGACCGTGAGTACAAGGATCGCTGGTGCCATACGGTGCCGGTCTACAAGGTCTGAATTCATGAGTGCTCGCAAGCAACAGCTTCTCAAGGCCCATCGGCGTAACAAACGTCTGTTCCTGATCGCCTTTCTGGCGGGGTTGTTGCTGATCGGATGGCTGGTTGCGTGGTGGCTGGTGCCATTGTTGCTGGTGCTGGCCTGGATCGCACACGAGGCCTGGTTCGCCGATCATCTGTTCTATCGGCCTGCTGACGACTATCAATACAACTTTCCAGCGCAAGCGGCCCGCCAGAGTGTGAGCCTTGAGGGCAGTCTGTTGCGTCTGAGCGAGCCGCTGGCGCAGGGCGAGACATTGGTACTCGAGCTTGAAGTGAAATCCACTTGGCTGGGGCGTTGGCTCGATCCCTGCGTTGAGGTGGGCGATGATCGCCAGGACTTCGAGCGCGGCGTCAAAGGGCGGCGTTTCCTTAATCTGTCCGGTCAGGCCGATGCGCTGGCGCAAGGTACTCTGGCGCTGCGTGGCCGATATTGCGTACCGGCTGCGACCGGTGTGTTGTGGGTCATGGCCAATCCTGAGTATTCCCGCCAGCGGGTGATGGTCATTGCTCCCCATGCCGATGATGCGGAACTCGCCGCATTCGGCCTGTACAGTCGTTGCGAAGACGTCAGTATCGTCACCCTGACCCAAGGCGAGATCGAAGCTGAAGACTTCCAGCGTCTTGGCCTTGATCAAGCCGCAGCGGCACGTTTGAAGGGCCGTTTGCGCAGTTGGGACAGTCTGGTGATCCCTCTTTGGGGGGGCGTGCCTGCCGATCGCTGCGTGCAATTGGGTTATTACTGCCTGCAACTGCCCTCGATGGCCGAAGCGCCTGCGAAGGCGTTCGGCTCTCGTGAGTCGCAGGAAAACGATGTGCGCAGCGTGCGCCGGCACAATCCGTTGACCCTGCCTGCCGACATCGATGGGCAGCCGACCTGGCAAAATCTACTGGGCGACCTGAAGGCCCTGCTTGAGCACTATCGTCCAGAAGTGGTGGTGACGCCCCATCCTGAGCTCGATCCCCACAGCGATCACGTAGCCTCGACCCGGGCGTTGCTTGAGGCTATCGCGCTGAGTAGCTGGAAGCCGACAACCCTGCTGATGTACGCCAATCACCTGCACGACAACGATCGTTGGCCGATGGGGCCAGCCGGTGCCGGTATTGCGTTGCCACCGGCCATCGAGCCGTTGCCGGCTGACCGGCTGTGGAGTCCGCTGCTGTCCGCGGAGGTGCAACTGGACAAAGCCATGGCCTTGGCCATGGAGCACGATCTGCAGGGCGAACAGGTGTTCAAACGGCAATTGCGCCGCTGGATCCAGCAGGTGCTGGCGGGGCGTCGCTGGCCTGAAACGGGCAGTAACGAGTTTTTCCGCAAGGCGGTCCGGCGCCACGAGTTGTTCTGGGTGCGCGACCTTTCAGATTGAGGCGGACGGCGCTTTACCCTGTGTTAATATCGCGCCCCTGTTCATTTTGTATGTGGGTTGCTCCATGAAGTTGTCCATGCCGCGTTTCGATCAAGCCCCGGTCTTGGTAGTCGGCGATGTCATGCTCGACCGTTACTGGCATGGCGGAACCTCACGGATTTCCCCTGAGGCGCCGGTGCCGGTCGTTAAGGTCGAGCAGATCGAAGATCGTCCGGGCGGTGCCGCGAACGTTGCCTTGAACATTGCCGCGCTGGGTGCGCCGGCGTCGCTGGTCGGTGTGACCGGCGACGACGAAGCCGCCGACAGCCTGAGCAACAGTCTCAAAGGCGCGGGCGTACGCGCTCTGTTCCAGCGCATTGCGCACCAGCCAACCATCGTCAAGCTGCGGGTCATGAGCCGGCACCAGCAACTGCTGCGTATCGACTTTGAAGAACCGTTCGCCACCGACGCTCTGGCCCTTGGTTCGCAGGTCGATGACCTGCTCGAAGGCATCAAGGTACTGGTGCTCTCCGACTACGGCAAAGGTGCCCTGAAAAACCATCAGGCACTGATCCAGGCCGCCCGCGCGAAGAACATTCCGGTGCTGGCCGACCCGAAGGGCAAGGATTTCTCGATCTATCGCGGCGCCAGCCTGATCACCCCCAACCTCAGCGAATTCGAAGCCATCGTCGGCGGTTGTGTCGATGAGCATGAGCTGGTGAGCAAGGGCGCTGCGCTGATGCACGACCTCGAACTCGGTGCGCTGCTGGTAACGCGTGGCGAGCATGGCATGACCCTGTTGCGCCCGGACCAACCGGCGCTGCACCTGCCGGCCCGTGCCCGTGAAGTGTTCGATGTCACCGGTGCTGGCGACACGGTGATCTCCACCCTGGCTGCAGCGATTGCCGCCGGTGAAGACCTGCCCCACGCCGTCGCGCTGGCCAATCTGGCCGCCGGCATCGTGGTTGGCAAACTCGGTACGGCCGCCATCAGTGCCCCGGAACTGCGTCGCGCCATTCAGCGTGAAGAAGGTTCCGAGCGTGGTGTTCTGGGTCTTGAACAGTTGCTGCTCGCCGTGGCCGATGCCCGCGCGCACAACGAAAGGATCGTCTTCACCAACGGCTGCTTCGACATCCTGCATGCCGGGCATGTCACCTATCTGGAGCAGGCACGGGCACAGGGCGATCGTCTGATTGTCGCGGTCAACGATGATGCTTCGGTCAGCCGCCTCAAAGGCCCGGGCCGTCCGATCAACAGCGTTGATCGACGCATGGCGGTTCTCGCCGGCCTCGGCGCGGTGGACTGGGTGATCAGCTTCCCTGAAGGCACCCCGGAAAATCTGCTGCGCGAAGTTAAACCGGACGTGCTGGTCAAGGGTGGCGATTACGGCATCGATCAGGTGGTCGGCGCCGATATCGTTACCGCTTATGGCGGCACCGTAAAGGTCTTGGGGCTTGTGGAAAACAGCTCGACAACGGCGATTGTCGAGAAGATTCGCAGTCGTTGATCAGATGAACTTTTACCGTTGTGTACTGCGTGTGAACGGATTTTGCCTTGGGGATTTTACCGTTTCCGTTGATGTAGGCAGCTTTGAATCCGATGCGCTTGCCTGCCTACGTCGCGTGGTCAATTAATCTATGAAAGTCATGCTCCTGGTGATGGACGAGCAGCGGGTCATTCTCGACCGGCTCTACGACATCGTGCAGCAGAACTGTGATGAATGTTTCATCTATCGTTTGAGCAAACAGCAGCAGTTGAATCTGGGGGCGTTTCTCGCCTCGGTCGATTACCAGACCTTCGATCGCGTGGTGATTTTCTCCCGGGTCAAACGTCTGGCGACACAACTGCGGGTGCTCAAATGCATACCCGGGCTGGTCTTTCTCGAGCACGACGCCTATCAGAACTACATGCCAGCGAGTAAGTATCGCGGTGTGTATTCAAGGCTCTACCGCCGCCTGCCGAGTTGTCGTGCACTGGTGTCCGGTGCTGTTGTCGCGCGCAAGATGCAGGCGGAAGGTATCGACACGGTGTTCGTCTCCAAGGGTTATGACGAACAGATGCTGCACAATACTGGCGTTGAGCGGGACATTCCCATTGGCTTTCTTGGCAGCCTGAAAAGCACCGAGTACGCCGAGCGTAAAGCCATGCTCGAGTCGCTCTCCAAGCGTACCGGGATGCTGGTAACCCGCACCAAGTCGGGTGAGGAGTACCTGCAGACGCTCAATCGCATCATGATTTTCGTCAGTGCCGACATCGGCATGAACGAGTTCATGATCAAGAACTACGAAGCCATGGCATGCGGCTGTGTGCTGCTGGCCTGGAGTCAGGGCGAAGAAGACCGCTTGCTCGGCTTTGAAGACATGCACAACACCGTGTTCTACCGCAGCGAAGAAGAGGCGGTGGAGAAGATCAAGCTGCTGCAAAGCGATCCGGACCTGGCAGAGCGCATTGCCCGCAACGGCCAGGAGTTCGCGCAAAACCGCTATTCCTTCGCCCGTGTCGGTCAGGCGCTGGCCACGGAAATCCAGCGTGAGATGCGCCCGTGGCAACCGCCTTCGGCGTTCACACGCTTCTGGGTGAAGCTGCGTTACGGGATGAAGGTGCCGGTCTGAATGAAGGACGAACACATGGCGCTGGATGCGCTGCCCGGTGGTGATCAGTCCGTACTGGGGGCTTTACCTCCAGAACTTCTCGACTGTCTGAGCCGTGCGCCTCGGGTTGTGCTGATTGCCAACAATCCGGCCATCACCGCAGAGGACTTTCAGGCACTGAACATTGGCGTCGATGACGTCGTCGTCAGCTTCAATGCCTGCATCAAGGCAGCGCTGCTCAACGAGCACAGCGTCAATCTCTTCGTGCATGGCTATAACGCGCCGGATGCGTATTTTTTTGGTCTGCCTTACGCGCCGCCGCTACAGCGGATGTTCGAGCAGTCGAGCGAGCGCTGTTTCAGCATGCTGGTGGGCTGCGCCGCACCGATGTGCCCACTGCCACGTGTGGCCATGTACTGGGATCGCATTCCACTGCCGCCACTATGGAACTACCCGGTCGATCGCCCGGGTGGCAAGCGCTACGTCGGGCCTTCCACCGGTTTCAACACGCTGGTGTTGTTCGACTGGTTGCGCGCTCATGCCGGTTTCAGCTATCAGCTCATGACGCTGGGTTTTTCCAACGAAGCAGGAAAGTTGTGGGGTGGCCATGCCTGGGACTATGAGCGTGACTGGCTGCAGAAGTCGGACATCATCGTGGTGCCGCTGCAGCCCCGTCGCTGGTGGCAAAAGTTGTTCCGGCAGAAGTAAGCGATATCGTCTATCCGGTTGGCAGCAGGCCCGACCTACTTTCAAAAGGTGCTGTTGAGTGTTGAAAATTGCCGTGGCTTTTTTCGGGATCCCGAGAAATTCGCCGATCTGTTTCCCTTCCATCGAACAGAACGTGCTGGCGCAGCTGCCTGCGGGCAGCGACGTGAAGTGCTTCTACCATCTGTACAAGATCGATGAGGTGCAGAACACGCGGTCCGGCGAAACAGGCGAATTGAAGGCTGATAATTATCAGCCCTTCGAGTCGATGACCGGTGCACTTACTTCGACCGCAGGCGTGCTGGAGCGCTGGGATTTCGAGCAGGTCAAGGCACAGGGCGACACTTGGGCCGATGACTATGCGTCATTGCGCAACTTGATCTATCAGCTCAACTCACTGCACACCGTGACCGCGATGATCGAATCCTTCAATCCGGATTTCGTCGTGTTCGTGCGACCGGATAACTTTTTCCACACGGCGTTGCCCGGCTATGTGTTCAATCATCCGCAGGTGCGGCGACACAATGTCTACATTCCGGACTGGCAGTGGTGGGGCGGTTTGAACGACCGTTTTGCCGTGTGTGGGCGCGATACCTATGTCGCGTACGGCAAGCGCATCGAGCGCATTTTCGAATTCTGCAAGGCGACAGGTCGCAAGCTGCATTCCGAACGCTTGCTCAAATATGCACTGCAGCAGGTGGATGCGAAAATCTGCACGCTGCCGACCCAGGCATCACGGGTGCGCATTACCGGCGCATTTGCCGAAGAATCGTTTTCGCCCAAGCGCGGCATGGGCAAGCGCGAAAACCGCTATTTTCATTTCTTCGCCGGGTTGCGTACCTGGTGGGATCGCCGCCGCTAAACCGCTATTTGGCGGTTTTTTTGCCCAGACCGACCAATCGCAGCGCCTTGATACTCAACTGCTTGAGCCCCTGACGCGGGGTTTTCGCCGGTTGCAGGCCCTGTTGCACCAGCCAGTCCTTCCAGCGAATCCGCTCCTCGCGCACGACCCAGCCGGTTTGGGTCGCAAAGCTTTCGGCCAGGTACAGACCACGGGTGCTGGCCGGTACGAGTTTGTCGCGCTTGAGTGTGTACAACTCGGCCAGTGGTGCGCCGTCCTTGAGTGGCATCAAGTACAGGTCGGGCCGCTTGCGGTCGAGCCGTGCCACCAGTTGATCACCCTCCAGACGCTCATCGACATGGAACAGGCTCAGGGACTTGGCTTCCTTGGGCACATCCAGGCGCAAATCGTAGATCAATTGCAGTGACGCGGTCGGCAGGTGCACATAGGCCCGTGGCCGTTCGAGCAATTGCAGATTGGCGCTGCGTATGGGCCGCGCCGAGCCGGACAACGGGGTCAGGCGAAACGGCAGAGCCTCGCGATAATGCAACGCCGCCGAGTAGGGCGCCGGCAGCCAGGTCTCGTTGAAACGTCCGCCGAGCCAGCCTTCCGGTGTCTCGAGCAAGCACTCTTCGGCAATTTCCTGAATGGCCGTGTGCAGTGGAATATTCAATTCGTGGGCCGGCACGTAACCGGAAATCAATTTGAGCACGACGTCGCCGCGGTCCTGACGGCGCTGGCGCACCAGCACCCAATAGTCGCGATTCTGCCAATGCAGGGTCAGGCGCACCGAAACGCCGAGATTGGCCAGCTCCAGCGAGAAACGCTCAGTGTCGGCGACGCTCACCGGTTTGCGCCGCTGCAAGGTCTGCGCGAAGTTCAGCGGCATGCCGACGCTCTGGTAGGTCAGGCCTTCTGGGGTAGCTTCGACGAACAGCGGCAGGGTCTTGAAGTTGCTCGGGTTCTTTCTGATGAGCGTGCGCGGCATATCGGCTCCTGCTTAAGGCCGCGAGGCGGCGTCAGTGACCACGTAGGACCTGGGCAACGGTCGCAACGTTGTGGGCGAGGTGCAGCGGATTGATCGTCCCGACAATAGCACTGGCCACGCCAGGCTGCGCGAACAGCAATTCGAAGCTGGCGCGCACCGGATCCACGCCCGGACTCAAGCAGACGTGACCGCTGGCCAAGGCTTTTTTCACCAGAATGGCTTTGCCGTGGGCAGCAGCATAGTCAATGACAGCTTTCTCGTTTTGTTCGTTCAGATTGTAGGTGACCATCGCGCAGTCGCCTTGCTCCAGTGCTTTCAAGCCACCTTCGACGGTTTTGCCGGAGAAGCCGAAGCCGCGAATCTTGCCTTCGGCCTTGAGCGCCGCGAGGGTGACGTATACCTCTTCGTGCTCGAGGATGGCCATGTCGTTGCCGTCGGAATGCACCAGCACCAGGTCGATAAAATCGGTTTCAAGACGTTGCAGGCTGCGTTCCACCGACATCCGTGTGTGCGCCGCGCTGAAGTCGTGGCGCGACAGGCCATCGGCAAACTCCTCGCCGACCTTGCTGACGATTACCCAGTCTTGTCGCTGGCCGCGTAGCAACGGGCCGAGGCGTTCTTCGCTGCGGCCATAGGCCGGGGCGGTGTCGATGAGGTTGATGCCCAATTCCCGCGCCTGACGCAGCAGCATCCGCGCTTCGTCATCACCTGGGATCTGGAAACCGTTGGGGTATTTCACCCCTTGGTCGCGGCCGAGTTTGACCGTGCCCAGACCCAGTGGCGAAACCATCAGGCCGGTGCTGCCCAGCGGGCGATGAAAGTCATGCAGGCTGGCAATGGTCATGGCAGCAGTTGCTCCCAGGCTGGAACGCCCATCGGTGGTTTTGGCAGGGCCGGTAAAGGTTCAGAGGATTGCGGCTGGATGCCGTCGCGCTCGAGGGAGGCAATGACGCGATCGGCGAAGTCCGGCGCCAGCGCCAGTTTGGTCGGCCAGCCAACCAGCAAGCGACCCTGTTCGGCGAGGAAGGCGTTGTCCGGGCGCGTCAGGCCGGTTTGCAGCGGCTCGGCACGGTCCACTCGCAAGGTCGCCCATTGCGTAGTGCTGAGGTCGATCCAAGGCAACAACTGCGCAATCTCTTTCTGTGCGGTAGCGATCTGCTCGGCCGGCTCGCGGTGCACACCTTCGCTTTCGGCGATGTCGCCGCCCATGTACCAGACCCACTGGCCGTCAGCGGCCGGATGGGTGGTCACGGTGATGCGCGGTTTGGTGCCGCCGCCCAGGCAGTGGGCATACAGCGGTTTCAGGCCCGGGCCTTTGGCGATGATCATGTGCAGCGGGCGGCGTTGCATGGCCGGCTGGCTCAGACCGAGGTCTTCGAGCAGTTGGGCCGTACCAGCGCCGGCGCTGAGGACGATGCGCTGGGCGCGAATCTCGAGGCCGTCGACTCTCAAGCCGACCAGCACGCCCGCTTCCAGCAACGGTTCGATGGTCTGCCCGGCGAGCAGGCCATCGCCGGCCAGATCGGCCAGACGCTGGATCAGGCTCGGGACATCGACCACCAGTTCGGCGAGGCGATAAACCTTGCCCTTGAAGCGCTTGTCTTGCAGGGCCGGCGGCAGCTGCTCGCCCTTGACCTGATCGACCCGGCCGCGCACCGCTTTACTGGCGAAGAAACTGGTGAGGTTGCCGGCCAGAGTGCCCGGCGACCACAAATAGTGAGCTTCGGACAGCAGGCGCACACCGGACAGATCCAGTTCGCCATTGCCGGCCAGCGCTTCACGCCAGCGCCGCGGCATGTCGGCGATGGCTTCCGAGGCACCGGTCAGCGCACCGTGCAACGCGTATTTGGCGCCGCCGTGGATGATGCCCTGGGACTTCACACTCTGCCCGCCGCCGAGGCTGGCGCTTTCCACCAACACGGTCGAAAAACCCTGACGACGCAGGCGCGCATTCAGCCAGAGGCCGGCGACACCAGCGCCGACAATCAGAACGTCGGTGGAAATAACGGATGGCATGCAACGACCTCGGGGCTTAGAGAAGCCGCAAGTTTCAAGCTTCAAGCCGCAAGCTGCAACCCGGCGCTGGAAAATCAGCTCTGCTTGCCGCTCGGGGCTTGATGCTTGTCGCTGCTTTTAATGGCCGGCGGTTTTCGAGAACAACTGGATC encodes:
- a CDS encoding FAD-dependent oxidoreductase, with product MPSVISTDVLIVGAGVAGLWLNARLRRQGFSTVLVESASLGGGQSVKSQGIIHGGAKYALHGALTGASEAIADMPRRWREALAGNGELDLSGVRLLSEAHYLWSPGTLAGNLTSFFASKAVRGRVDQVKGEQLPPALQDKRFKGKVYRLAELVVDVPSLIQRLADLAGDGLLAGQTIEPLLEAGVLVGLRVDGLEIRAQRIVLSAGAGTAQLLEDLGLSQPAMQRRPLHMIIAKGPGLKPLYAHCLGGGTKPRITVTTHPAADGQWVWYMGGDIAESEGVHREPAEQIATAQKEIAQLLPWIDLSTTQWATLRVDRAEPLQTGLTRPDNAFLAEQGRLLVGWPTKLALAPDFADRVIASLERDGIQPQSSEPLPALPKPPMGVPAWEQLLP
- a CDS encoding glycosyltransferase — protein: MKVMLLVMDEQRVILDRLYDIVQQNCDECFIYRLSKQQQLNLGAFLASVDYQTFDRVVIFSRVKRLATQLRVLKCIPGLVFLEHDAYQNYMPASKYRGVYSRLYRRLPSCRALVSGAVVARKMQAEGIDTVFVSKGYDEQMLHNTGVERDIPIGFLGSLKSTEYAERKAMLESLSKRTGMLVTRTKSGEEYLQTLNRIMIFVSADIGMNEFMIKNYEAMACGCVLLAWSQGEEDRLLGFEDMHNTVFYRSEEEAVEKIKLLQSDPDLAERIARNGQEFAQNRYSFARVGQALATEIQREMRPWQPPSAFTRFWVKLRYGMKVPV
- the hldE gene encoding bifunctional D-glycero-beta-D-manno-heptose-7-phosphate kinase/D-glycero-beta-D-manno-heptose 1-phosphate adenylyltransferase HldE; translated protein: MKLSMPRFDQAPVLVVGDVMLDRYWHGGTSRISPEAPVPVVKVEQIEDRPGGAANVALNIAALGAPASLVGVTGDDEAADSLSNSLKGAGVRALFQRIAHQPTIVKLRVMSRHQQLLRIDFEEPFATDALALGSQVDDLLEGIKVLVLSDYGKGALKNHQALIQAARAKNIPVLADPKGKDFSIYRGASLITPNLSEFEAIVGGCVDEHELVSKGAALMHDLELGALLVTRGEHGMTLLRPDQPALHLPARAREVFDVTGAGDTVISTLAAAIAAGEDLPHAVALANLAAGIVVGKLGTAAISAPELRRAIQREEGSERGVLGLEQLLLAVADARAHNERIVFTNGCFDILHAGHVTYLEQARAQGDRLIVAVNDDASVSRLKGPGRPINSVDRRMAVLAGLGAVDWVISFPEGTPENLLREVKPDVLVKGGDYGIDQVVGADIVTAYGGTVKVLGLVENSSTTAIVEKIRSR
- a CDS encoding PIG-L family deacetylase encodes the protein MSARKQQLLKAHRRNKRLFLIAFLAGLLLIGWLVAWWLVPLLLVLAWIAHEAWFADHLFYRPADDYQYNFPAQAARQSVSLEGSLLRLSEPLAQGETLVLELEVKSTWLGRWLDPCVEVGDDRQDFERGVKGRRFLNLSGQADALAQGTLALRGRYCVPAATGVLWVMANPEYSRQRVMVIAPHADDAELAAFGLYSRCEDVSIVTLTQGEIEAEDFQRLGLDQAAAARLKGRLRSWDSLVIPLWGGVPADRCVQLGYYCLQLPSMAEAPAKAFGSRESQENDVRSVRRHNPLTLPADIDGQPTWQNLLGDLKALLEHYRPEVVVTPHPELDPHSDHVASTRALLEAIALSSWKPTTLLMYANHLHDNDRWPMGPAGAGIALPPAIEPLPADRLWSPLLSAEVQLDKAMALAMEHDLQGEQVFKRQLRRWIQQVLAGRRWPETGSNEFFRKAVRRHELFWVRDLSD
- a CDS encoding aldo/keto reductase, producing MTIASLHDFHRPLGSTGLMVSPLGLGTVKLGRDQGVKYPNGFQIPGDDEARMLLRQARELGINLIDTAPAYGRSEERLGPLLRGQRQDWVIVSKVGEEFADGLSRHDFSAAHTRMSVERSLQRLETDFIDLVLVHSDGNDMAILEHEEVYVTLAALKAEGKIRGFGFSGKTVEGGLKALEQGDCAMVTYNLNEQNEKAVIDYAAAHGKAILVKKALASGHVCLSPGVDPVRASFELLFAQPGVASAIVGTINPLHLAHNVATVAQVLRGH